A segment of the Agrobacterium tumefaciens genome:
TTTGCCGTACCGCCAAGGTGGAAGGTACGCATGGTAAGCTGCGTGCCCGGTTCACCGATCGACTGTGCGGCGATAACGCCAACGGCTTCACCCATGTTGACAGGCGTACCACGTGCAAGGTCACGACCGTAGCAGACGCCGCAAACGCCAACCTGCACTTCGCAGGTCAGAGCCGAACGGATGCGAACGGACTGGATGCCCGCCTTCTCGATAACTGCCACATCGGCTTCATCGATAAGCGTACCCGCCTTGACGAGGTTTTCGCCGGAAACCGGATGATCGATGTCGTCCAGAGCCGTACGGCCGAGGATACGTGCGCCAAGCGAAGCAACAACCTGACCAGCATCGACGATGGCAGTCATGGTGAGGCCCGTTTCGGTACCGCAATCCCTGGAGTTGACGATGCAGTCCTGTGCCACGTCGACGAGACGACGGGTCAGGTAACCGGAGTTCGCGGTCTTCAAGGCGGTGTCTGCCAGACCCTTACGGGCACCGTGGGTCGAGTTGAAGTACTCGTTAACGGTCAGGCCTTCCTTGAAGTTCGAGATGATCGGCGTCTCGATGATTTCACCCGACGGCTTGGCCATCAGGCCGCGCATACCGCCAAGCTGACGCATCTGGTTCGGAGAACCACGGGCACCCGAGTGGCTCATCATGTAGATGGCGTTCATCGGCTTCTGGCGACCGGTCTCGGCATCGAACTCGACAGCCTTAATACGGGCCATCATGTCTTCCGCGACCTTTTCGGTAGCCTTACCCCAGGCGTCAACGACCTTGTTGTACTTCTCGCCCTGAGTGATCAGGCCGTCGTTGTACTGCTGTTCGTATTCCTTCACCAGGGTTTCGGTATCACCGACGATCTTCGCCTTGGTTTCAGGAATGATCATGTCGTCCTTGCCGAACGAAATGCCGGCGCGGCAAGCATGGGCAAAACCGAGCTGCATGATACGGTCGCAGAAGATGACCGTGTCTTTCTGGCCGCAATGACGGTAGACCGTGTCGATCATCTTGGAGATGTTCTTCTTGGTCATTTCCTGGTTGCAGATGTCGAACGGAATGTTGCCGTTCTTCGGCAGCAGTTCGCCGATAATCATGCGACCTGGCGTCGTTTCGTAGATCTTCGAAACCGGGTTGCCGTCGAGATCGACAGACTTGAAGCGGCCGCGGATCTTGGCATGCAGCGTGACGACCTTGTTTTCCAGAGCGTGATGCAGTTCGCCCATGTCAGAGAAGGCCATGCCTTCACCCGGCTCGTTCTGGTTCAGGATCGACAGGTAGTACAGGCCGAGAACCATGTCCTGCGAAGGAACGATGATCGGCTGACCGTTTGCCGGATGCAGAATGTTGTTGGTCGACATCATCAGCACGCGCGCTTCAAGCTGGGCTTCCAGCGAGAGCGGGACGTGAACAGCCATCTGGTCACCGTCGAAGTCGGCGTTGAAGGCCGTGCAGACGAGCGGGTGCAACTGGATTGCCTTGCCTTCGACCAGCGTGGGCTCGAAAGCCTGGATACCCAGACGGTGCAGCGTCGGTGCGCGGTTCAGAAGGACCGGATGCTCGCGGATAACCTCGTCGAGGATATCCCACACTTCCGGCTTTTCCTTTTCAACCAGCTTCTTGGCCTGCTTGACGGTCGAGGAGTAACCCTTCGCGTCGAGGCGGGCATAGATGAACGGCTTGAACAGCTCGAGCGCCATCTTCTTCGGCAGACCGCACTGGTGCAGCTTCAGTTCCGGACCCGTCACGATAACCGAACGACCGGAGTAGTCGACGCGCTTACCGAGAAGGTTCTGACGGAAGCGGCCCTGCTTGCCCTTGAGCATGTCGGAGAGCGACTTCAGCGGACGCTTGTTGGCACCCGTGATGACGCGACCGCGACGGCCGTTGTCAAACAGCGCGTCAACGGATTCCTGCAACATACGCTTTTCGTTGCGGATGATGATGCCAGGCGCGCGAAGCTCGATCAGACGCTTCAGACGGTTGTTACGGTTGATCACACGACGGTACAGATCGTTCAGATCCGACGTCGCGAAACGGCCGCCGTCGAGCGGAACCAGCGGACGCAGGTCCGGAGGAATGACCGGAACGACCTTCATGATCATCCACTCGGGACGATTGCCCGATTCCATGAAGTTCTCGACGATCTTCAGGCGCTTCATCAGCTTCTTCTGCTTGAGGTCCGAGGTGGTCTCGGCAAGCTCGGAACGCAGATCGCCAGCGATCTTTTCGAGGTTCATCGACGCAAGCATTTCGTAGACAGCTTCAGCGCCGATCATGGCGGTGAACTGGTCTTCGCCGAACTCGTCAACGGCGATCATGTACTCTTCTTCAGACAGAAGCTGGTTCTGCTTGAGCGAGGTGAGACCCGGTTCGGTGACGATGTAGTTTTCGAAATACAGAACGCGTTCGACATCCTTCAGCGTCATGTCGAGCAACGTCGAGATACGCGAAGGAAGCGACTTCAGGAACCAGATGTGGGCAACCGGCGCAGCGAGCTCGATATGGCCCATGCGCTCACGGCGAACGCGCGACAGCGTAACTTCAACGCCGCACTTTTCGCAGATGATGCCCTTGTACTTCATGCGCTTGTACTTGCCGCACAGGCACTCATAGTCCTTGATCGGTCCAAAGATGCGCGCGCAGAACAAACCGTCACGTTCCGGC
Coding sequences within it:
- the rpoC gene encoding DNA-directed RNA polymerase subunit beta' yields the protein MNQEVMNLFNPQMPAQHFDSIRISIASPEKILSWSYGEIKKPETINYRTFKPERDGLFCARIFGPIKDYECLCGKYKRMKYKGIICEKCGVEVTLSRVRRERMGHIELAAPVAHIWFLKSLPSRISTLLDMTLKDVERVLYFENYIVTEPGLTSLKQNQLLSEEEYMIAVDEFGEDQFTAMIGAEAVYEMLASMNLEKIAGDLRSELAETTSDLKQKKLMKRLKIVENFMESGNRPEWMIMKVVPVIPPDLRPLVPLDGGRFATSDLNDLYRRVINRNNRLKRLIELRAPGIIIRNEKRMLQESVDALFDNGRRGRVITGANKRPLKSLSDMLKGKQGRFRQNLLGKRVDYSGRSVIVTGPELKLHQCGLPKKMALELFKPFIYARLDAKGYSSTVKQAKKLVEKEKPEVWDILDEVIREHPVLLNRAPTLHRLGIQAFEPTLVEGKAIQLHPLVCTAFNADFDGDQMAVHVPLSLEAQLEARVLMMSTNNILHPANGQPIIVPSQDMVLGLYYLSILNQNEPGEGMAFSDMGELHHALENKVVTLHAKIRGRFKSVDLDGNPVSKIYETTPGRMIIGELLPKNGNIPFDICNQEMTKKNISKMIDTVYRHCGQKDTVIFCDRIMQLGFAHACRAGISFGKDDMIIPETKAKIVGDTETLVKEYEQQYNDGLITQGEKYNKVVDAWGKATEKVAEDMMARIKAVEFDAETGRQKPMNAIYMMSHSGARGSPNQMRQLGGMRGLMAKPSGEIIETPIISNFKEGLTVNEYFNSTHGARKGLADTALKTANSGYLTRRLVDVAQDCIVNSRDCGTETGLTMTAIVDAGQVVASLGARILGRTALDDIDHPVSGENLVKAGTLIDEADVAVIEKAGIQSVRIRSALTCEVQVGVCGVCYGRDLARGTPVNMGEAVGVIAAQSIGEPGTQLTMRTFHLGGTANVVDQSFLEASYEGTIAIKNRNILRNSEGTLIAMGRNMAVTILDERGQERSSQRVAYGSKIFVDDGDKVKRGQRLAEWDPYTRPMMTEVEGTVHFEDLVDGLSVLEATDESTGITKRQVIDWRSTPRGSDLKPAIVIKDASGAVAKLSRGGEARFQLSVDAILSVEPGAKVSQGDVLARSPLESAKTKDITGGLPRVAELFEARRPKDHAIIAEIDGTIRLGRDYKNKRRVMIEPAEDGVEAVEYLIPKGKPFHLQEGDYIEKGEYILDGNPAPHDILAIKGVEALASYLVNEIQEVYRLQGVIINDKHIEVIVRQMLQKVEITDAGDSQYIVGDNVDRIELDDMNDRLIEEGKKPAYGDPVLLGITKASLQTPSFISAASFQETTKVLTEAAIAGKTDTLQGLKENVIVGRLIPAGTGGTMTQIRRIATSRDDLILEERRKGTGAGSATQMLQDMTDQAPAAE